A DNA window from Planctomycetota bacterium contains the following coding sequences:
- the prfA gene encoding peptide chain release factor 1, which produces MNIREELDKKLDRYEEIDRLLIDPAVLSDSNKLAALSRERGSLNKVASKYKRFKDLVQQIAEANEMVAGGDKDLRELAEAELPGLRDEREALWNELLEMTAGGDDANRTRCVFEIRAGTGGEEAGLWARDLYDMYKKYIEANGWKVEILDMNATELGGFKQLVLGISGEGSYRVLQYESGGHRVQRVPETEAKGRLQTSMATVAVMPEPEDVEIDLKPDDYRKDLFCASGPGGQHVNKTESAVRLTHLATGIVVQCQDEKSQHKNLAKALRVLKTRLYEHFRQQEESKRSEARKTLVGSGDRSERIRTYNYPENRITDHRINLSLYKLDQVLGGNLTPVTQALIDYDRDQLRSQFGAVE; this is translated from the coding sequence ATGAACATTCGCGAAGAACTCGACAAAAAACTCGACCGCTACGAGGAAATCGACCGGCTGTTGATCGATCCGGCGGTGTTGAGCGACTCGAACAAGCTGGCGGCCCTGTCGCGCGAGCGCGGCTCGCTGAACAAGGTGGCCAGCAAGTACAAGCGGTTCAAAGACCTGGTCCAGCAGATTGCCGAGGCCAACGAGATGGTGGCCGGCGGCGACAAGGACTTGCGCGAGCTCGCCGAGGCCGAGTTGCCCGGGCTGCGCGACGAGCGCGAAGCCCTGTGGAACGAGCTACTCGAAATGACCGCCGGCGGCGATGACGCCAACCGGACGCGGTGCGTGTTCGAAATCCGCGCCGGCACCGGCGGCGAGGAGGCCGGCCTGTGGGCGCGCGACCTGTACGACATGTACAAGAAGTACATCGAAGCGAACGGCTGGAAGGTCGAAATCCTGGACATGAACGCCACGGAACTCGGCGGCTTCAAGCAACTGGTGCTGGGCATCTCGGGCGAGGGAAGCTACCGGGTGCTGCAATACGAAAGCGGCGGCCACCGCGTGCAGCGCGTGCCCGAGACCGAAGCCAAAGGCCGCCTGCAAACGTCGATGGCCACGGTGGCGGTCATGCCCGAGCCGGAAGACGTCGAAATCGATCTCAAGCCGGACGACTATCGCAAGGACTTGTTCTGTGCCAGCGGTCCGGGGGGCCAACACGTGAACAAGACCGAATCGGCCGTCCGGCTGACGCACCTGGCCACGGGCATCGTGGTCCAGTGTCAGGACGAAAAGAGCCAGCACAAGAATCTGGCCAAGGCGCTGCGGGTGTTGAAGACGCGGCTGTACGAGCACTTCCGCCAGCAGGAAGAGTCCAAGCGGTCGGAAGCGCGCAAGACGCTGGTCGGCTCGGGAGACCGGAGCGAACGGATTCGCACGTACAACTATCCCGAGAATCGGATCACCGACCACCGCATCAATCTGTCGCTGTACAAGCTGGACCAGGTGCTCGGCGGCAATCTGACGCCGGTGACCCAGGCCTTGATCGACTACGACCGCGATCAACTGCGGTCGCAATTCGGCGCGGTGGAGTAA